One genomic window of Quercus lobata isolate SW786 chromosome 9, ValleyOak3.0 Primary Assembly, whole genome shotgun sequence includes the following:
- the LOC115961065 gene encoding TMV resistance protein N-like, translated as MKRKRASLPSPFSSSTCQQKYDVFLSFRGEDTRNTFMDHLYDALQRTGIITFRDDEGLERGESIASELFKAIEESQFAIIILSKNYVSSKWCLDELAKIIKCRKEMGLTVFPIFYNVDPSDVRKQTGTFEQAFIDHQKCFEDNIKRVETWRATLREVANISGWHLQNR; from the coding sequence ATGAAACGTAAAAGAGCCTCATTGCCGTCACCATTTTCTTCTTCGACGTGTCAGCAGAAATACGATGTATTTCTTAGTTTTAGGGGTGAGGATACCCGTAATACTTTTATGGACCATCTATATGATGCTTTGCAACGAACGGGCATTATTACCTTCAGGGACGACGAAGGACTTGAGAGAGGAGAATCTATTGCTTCTGAGCTCTTCAAAGCAATAGAAGAATCACAGTTTGCTAtcataattctttcaaaaaactATGTATCTTCTAAGTGGTGCTTGGATGAGCTTGCCAAGATTATCAAATGCAGAAAGGAAATGGGACTGACGGTGTTTCCAATTTTTTACAATGTAGACCCATCTGATGTACGAAAACAAACAGGAACTTTTGAGCAAGCCTTTATTGATCACCAAAAATGCTTTGAGGATAACATAAAGAGGGTGGAAACATGGAGGGCTACTTTAAGAGAAGTGGCTAATATCTCTGGTTGGCATCTACAAAATAGGTAA